The window GCACAAGATGCTATTTATTGAATTAAGATAGGTAAACCACCCCCACCAGCCAGAATAAAGTCTCTGTTCAGTAATGTGTACTGAGTTTGTTTTTGTGCTCTTTCAGAGGCTGCTGAATGTGATGgcagacagaaaagaaacagttAAAGTAAGTACAGGGCCGCAGGCTTTTCAGAATTTATTATATAATACTGTGCATATTCACAGATCCAGCCACAGTACTAGGAGTGAAGTCAACGTTGCTATACTAATGACAATCCCGCTGCGGGGGGAGAGGCTCTGATATCTAAGGGAGGGTTTGAGCTCCTTGGGGTGGATGCTGGCCCATAAACGTACTGTTTCCCTGTTTGTCATAGGCATGAAGAAGGCCAGGGCCAGACAGATTCATGGATGAGTGGGCCAGCCAGGGGCCTGAAAGAAGTGTGGTGGATGGTTCTCTTCCCTTGTGTGGGATGGTTGGAGAGTCTCTGGGGCACTAGGGTGGTTACTCTGGTTTTGGCATCACTGCaattcctggttctgcctctgtttccctgtaGTGAGCAACGTGTCTCCTTTCACTGGTAGGATTGTCCGAGACTCTTGGACTTGGCCAGTGCTTGCTACAACTTGCTCTGTTGGCTTATCTTGCTCTGTCAGGTGCTCTGGGAGTTGTTCATTCTTCTGTTCCAGCTGCTCATCTTCCCTTACTAGGTCTTGATCCAGTCTCTGGTCCAAGAGGTCCTTCTCCTTTTCTAGGTGTGGGTCATCCACCTGCTGCTCCCTTGGGGCTTTCTCTCGCTTGAGTGACTGACCTAGACTTTGTGTTCCTTGATAGCCATCATGCTctgtctcctgctgctgctgctttcccAGGTGCAATTCTGGCTCATGCAGCTTCTGCTTCTGATCCTGTCCCAGGTTCAGTTCAGACTCCTGGGACTCCTGATGCTGCTGTTTTCCCAGGTGCAGTTCTGGCTCATgcagcttctgcttctgcttctgatcCTGTCCCAGGTTCAGTTCAGACTCCTGGGACTCCTGATGCTGCTGTTTTCCCAGGTGCAGTTCCGGCTCATgcagcttctgcttctgcttctgatcCTGTCCCAGGTTCAGTTCAGACTCCTGGGACTCCTGATGCTGCTGTTTTCCCAGGTGCAGTTCTGGCTCTGGTggctcctgatcccactgctttCCCAGGTGAAGTTCTGGTTCACAGAGCTTCTGTTTCTGATGCTGTCTCAGATGCAGCTCCTGTGGCtcctggtgctgctggtgctgcccCAGCTGCAGCTCCTGCTCTTGTGCctcctgttgctgctgcttctgtcccaGGGGCAGCTCCTGCTCCTGTGGCTCCTGATGCCTCTGTCCCTGGTGCAGTTCCTGCTCCTGTGgttcctgttgctgctgcttctgtcccaGGGGCAGCTCCTGCTCCTGTGGCTCTTGGTGCCTCTGTCCCTGGTGTGGTTCCTGCTCCTGTGGTTCTGGCTGCTTCTCTCCTGGGACCAGTTCCTGATCAGCAGCAGTTTCCTGCTGCTGACCCAGGTAGAGTTCTGGagcctgctgcttctccttctggTGCTGTCTCAGACTTAGTTCTTGTGGTCTCAGTGtgccttgctgctgctgctgctgctgctgtcccagGCACAGCCCCTGTGGCTCCTGTGGTGGCAGCTGCTTCTCCAGATGCAGTTCCTGCTCCTGCAGCTCCTGGTGTGGCTTTTTCACAGATACCTGCTGCTCTTGTGGtccctgctgctcctcctgctgctcctgctgctgctgctgctgctgctgctgctgctgctgctcacatTCTTGCTCAGGCAGCCCCTTCACAGGGGTCATGCCCTTTTTCTCTTGTTTGGAGGAGCCCTTCTCTTGGGTCTCAGAGAATACCTTCTGGCACTGTTCAGGTTGTGAAGTTGGCTGCTTAATTTGTACCTGCTGAGTATGAGCTGGGAGACACACAGTCTTGAGAGATTCCTGAACCACAGCTGGCGCAGTCACTGGCAGTGTGTGCTGCTGGGACATCTCGGCAAGCTTCTATGGGCCAAACTGAAAAACAGAAGAGTCAGGGGTTGGGCttaaagcaagggaaacagaTGAACCTCTGGCTATACATACAGGATATACATAGTGTCCCTGATTCTTGGCATCCTTACTCCTGATGGGGGCATTCTCCAACTTCCGTAAGCTGTGATACCCAAAAGCAAGAGAGTTACGGTTGAGAACggtgagagcacagagaagctctCCTACTCAACGGAGGGCTCTTTCTCCAAAGAGGTTCTGCTGGAATGGGCTGGCTGTCAATCAACTTGC is drawn from Onychomys torridus chromosome 6, mOncTor1.1, whole genome shotgun sequence and contains these coding sequences:
- the Ivl gene encoding involucrin, producing MSQQHTLPVTAPAVVQESLKTVCLPAHTQQVQIKQPTSQPEQCQKVFSETQEKGSSKQEKKGMTPVKGLPEQECEQQQQQQQQQQQQEQQEEQQGPQEQQVSVKKPHQELQEQELHLEKQLPPQEPQGLCLGQQQQQQQQGTLRPQELSLRQHQKEKQQAPELYLGQQQETAADQELVPGEKQPEPQEQEPHQGQRHQEPQEQELPLGQKQQQQEPQEQELHQGQRHQEPQEQELPLGQKQQQQEAQEQELQLGQHQQHQEPQELHLRQHQKQKLCEPELHLGKQWDQEPPEPELHLGKQQHQESQESELNLGQDQKQKQKLHEPELHLGKQQHQESQESELNLGQDQKQKQKLHEPELHLGKQQHQESQESELNLGQDQKQKLHEPELHLGKQQQQETEHDGYQGTQSLGQSLKREKAPREQQVDDPHLEKEKDLLDQRLDQDLVREDEQLEQKNEQLPEHLTEQDKPTEQVVASTGQVQESRTILPVKGDTLLTTGKQRQNQELQ